One Gadus chalcogrammus isolate NIFS_2021 chromosome 7, NIFS_Gcha_1.0, whole genome shotgun sequence genomic window, TCTTGTTCAAATCTACAAGAAATCCTCCCAGAGGTTGAAAAATTAGACATGTCCctcatatttatagatatagcgACAATATAATCCAGCATTCCTCAATCATCTTGTTTCTAAATCAGAATAGTTGCAAATGAAATGTCCCATCGTATTTAAGGAATTACCTACTGGCCAGCCATCGGCTCCCCAACACCGGACATCTTGAGGTCCTGTAAGAGGTATCTAACACTATACTATTCCAGGAACCAGCAGTCTGCCTGGTTGGGTACTTTTGCCCTTACCCTTCCCTTTACTTTTTCCCAAGTtgcttaaaaaacaacattccaTGGCTTCTCCTTATTTGTTCCCgatcaaacaaacaataaattaaTCATTTAACAggattatttcttttttcaGCAGTTCGTTTTCAATATCCAGGGGCCTGTTTATCACACGTGGGTTTTGGGACCACCTGCTCCCCTGAGGTCAAAGTTCATTGGTCACGGGATCACTGGAGCTTCTTGGGAGCGTCTGGGATGCTCTCGGTCAGCGGGGTGAAGCTGGTGAGCAGGGCGTGGCGCTCGTACTGCTTGGTCTGCCGGAACTTGCTGTCGGTGCCGTGGAGTCGGTCCAGCACACCCAGAACCCCAAAGTTCTGGTTGAacctgaggaggagcagcagggaatGAGGCCCAGCTGATTCTACTTCAGTACCCAGAGGACGAGCACAGGGAATGAGGCCCTCTTCCCTCCTACTTGAATGAAGCTGTTGATAAATGACTTGTATACACTTTGGGGTTGAAAGAGCCATTTGGAAGAAGAAGGAATGAATTGAAGTGTTCCCTCTTGAAAACAAGTGGATGTTGGTACTTGTAGTAATGTGGTACTCATAAACGTACTTGGAGTTCGAAAGAGTAAGAGAAAGCTCCCTACGTTTCGCCACCATTGAGAAATGTTGCATTCATGCACCTGGGATTGACAGTCAAGATTAATTCCCTGAActaatcagggaagagatgccccgATTGGTCAGCATTGAGCTGGGAATAGTCATAATTCTTAATTGGCTTTTGCAGAGGTcacattaaatataattaaagaaCGTTTGAAGTGCTAGCAAGAATTTCCTTAATAGCCTTAATTTACACCCACTTAGGAATTTTGATGTCCGTCTGGGTTGTCTTGTCCTTGCACTGTAAAATTTACTATTGCTTGCCGAGTTTGGGTTTGCCGTAGGCCAACTAACGGATGCCCACCTCCAGAACCCTGATTGGTCGAAACCCATATGAAGCCTTTCTGTTGGCGAGTGTCTCACAAAGTGAAACGTCTCCTCAACCCAGACTGGAGCCAGTCGACCTCAGACTAGACGACAGCCTTGTCAGCCTAACCGTTCACTGAGCCACTGCCGTCTTCCCATCCAAACCCGGCCACGGCGGTGCGGAGGGAGACTCACTTGAGGTGGTGGTAGTCGTGGAACTCCGGGGAAGGCAGGAAGGGCAGGTGGTAGCCACAGTGGGAGATGGAGGTGCTGATGAAGGCCAGGCAGTACCACAGGGTGGTGGTGCTCAGGTGGGAACCCAGCAGCACCGGGCCGGACACGGCCGGCAGCATGTTGGAGAGCTGGGCACGGTCAGGGAAGAGACGTGGATATGGACGGGTATTCAATTGTAATACAAACTCATTTACGATACAACTGTTCTTAATGACATTGTTCCAAGCAGTTTGCTACATGCATTCAACATCTTTGTATCGTACATTGATCTATCGTGCTACAAAACAGATCGAGGGATATATTTAAAAGATTGAAGAGAAGAAAAGTATAGAGAAATATTGCGATGCTTTGTTGCCTAACAGGGTTATTTATCTAATGACCCAATCAGGGCTGGAATGTGGTCTCCAATGGTGTTTTCTAGTGGAGGAGCGAAGGCGGGGGGGCTCACCACGTGCTCCAGAGGGTGGGCGTAGATGGACACCAACCCGATGGGGGCGGTCCATTCGTGGTGCTGCTTATGGAAGCGCTTGTAGAGGGTCGGGTGGTGGAAGAgcctgggaggggaggagaagcatCCGGTCCTGTCACAACATGCCGACCAAAACTCTGTGTGTAGACCTTTAGAAGTGACCGGCTCAGCCCCATCATGACCTGATCATGATCAGCAAGTCATGTTGTGATGTGGAGACACATTAGACAACGGCCGCTTTAGTTCACAGTGTTGAGGTTTCAGAGGTAAGCTCTGAGTCCTCAGGTTTCTGGTTTAACAAACGGCAATATCAAACTACAAATGTATCCTATTAAGAAACGAAGCCAAATGCATGCACAATAGTACTTTGTACAACACAAAGTACTATTGATAAGATACGTATAGTTTAACCTACACTATGTTACCCCTCGACTGCGGCCATTTCCTCCATCAAAAAAGATCTGAATAAGAACGCTTTTGAAGAATAAATACGCCCATCCACATATCAATCCATAAGGGTTTTCACTCTGCTTCGCTTTTGCCAGAATACCTCATGTAACCTAAAGACCCGCCTGGGACGCAAAGTAAACTAGTTCCCATCTTTATATCTGAGTGAAGGTCCTCCATCGCTCCACCCTGGTCCCCCCACCTGTGGGAGTAGTAGAACATGAGCTCCTCCACGAGGCTGCACCCAGCCAGCTCCATCAGGCCACGGTGGAAGGTGGGCAGCTGGGCGTTGAGCGGATCCCCCCTCCAGCTCGTCAGGTAGTAGACCCCGACCACCATGGGGCCCGACACCATCAGCTGGTTGAAGACCACGTGCCGGATGGCGTGCCACAGCTTCTTCTGGTCCACCTGCCGGGGGAGAGCCCATCACCGGGGAGTTGATCACCGCCATCTTTTTCACAGATCAACACCACTCTTTTACAGCTGTGTTAAAACCCAGCGTAGGGGGCAGATAACAGAACTAGTTCCAGACCTagcaatcccatttctaccccttaccccttacccttacccctcccccttgttttgaagggggaaggggaaggggtaaggggtagaaatgggattgctaggtctgggttagggtctgggtcatttctaccccttaccccttccccttaccccttccccttaccccttccccttaccccttcaaaacaagggggaggggtaagggtaaggggtagaaatgggattgggcctaaatgtaGGCAGAGACGTCAATAACTTTTGGTTCATTACATTGATTGGACGGCAAAGTTGTTTAATTCAACCTTTAATCTCAGACACACAAgccaagtgtgcgtgtgtgtacgtgtgtgtgtagacatgCAGGTTATTGTCTTTGCATGTGTGGAATGCAAAGACAATATGGAAATCAAATATGAATCAAAGATTAGATATCTTAGGTAATATGACAAATTACAGATAGTCTATCTGACAGTGTTACCCAAGGTTCTGCGTGGATCCTATGACTCGTGGCTGTAAATGAGTGATAAGACCTGCTCTTTAGTAATCCCCTCTGATTTGGTGACACTGTAGTATAAAACTTAATCCCTGTTAAGCTGTAAGGCTTTTTAAAGGTATTTTGTAAAGGACAGTAATGTTTGTATTTCAATGACACAAGTTTGATACCTTGTTTCTAAATCGAATATCGTATAATAACTTGTCTTATTACGCAATTAGAATTAATTGGAAATCAGTGATTCATTGATATAAAATTATTAATGCAAACAAGTGTGATGTTGGTAGAGCTGGATCTTTGAGCTGGTAAACACGTTCAGCCCATCGCTGATCAACTCCCTGCTATCAGCAGCAGCTGTCATTAAGGTTAtcttcaacaaacacacagacctttGGACAGGTGGACGGAAAGGTTGACATAGTTATACCATTACCatgacacacaatcacacacacacacacacacacacacacacacacacacacacacacacacacacacacacacacacacacacacacacacacacacctattgacTGGCTCATTTAATCATGTCATTCCCTGGGCTTTGACGTGTCCTGGTCATGACAAGGAGGATGAAGTAGGCAGAAATAAGGGGTTAAAACAGGGCTTGCACTTACGGGGCTGTTCTTGTCAGCCTGCACACGGTAGCGAGTGATGAAGGAGGGCCAGCCCGTCACGTCCACCAATAGGAGTAGCCCGTTGGTGGCCCAGAATGTCACTAGGGGGGCCAACATTGTCCCTGTAGGGCCGAGGCAATGGGTGACAAACAGCCAACACACCCCGTATTTAATGTGAGGAATTTGCTTTAGTTTCAAATAATTGGCTTTTTGTAGCTTAAAACTCAAATAATATTTACCGTACTGCGTACTTTACCTTACAGTTTAGCGAATTGGAGTGAGTAATTTAAAATCCTAGCCATTAACATGTGTCTTGTGACACTAAGATGCCTGAAACAGTGCTTTACTCTGGCTCATAATGGAGCCAGAGTAAAGCACTGTTTAAAGAACTTATGCTCATAATCTTCTTTGATACCAAAAGTTAACAGCCCCCGCTGATTCAGATTGATAAATCTagctagagagcgagagagtttgAGAGTGTGCAGACAGAGTGCAAGTGCATAGAAcaaggtgcagagagagagagagagagagcgagcagagTGTGAGCAGAGAAcagagtgcagagagagagagcagagtgtgagagagtgagcagagtgtgagagagtgagcagaGAACAGGGTGCGGAGAGAGTGAGCAGAGAACAGGGTGCGGAGAGAGTGaagagtgcagagagagagtgagcagagAACAGGGTgcagagagagtgaagagagtgcagagagagtgagcagagaacggggtgcagagagagagtgagcagagAACAGGGCACAGCGAGAGAGTGAGCAGAGAAcagggtgcagagagagagagtgagcagagaacagggtgcagagagagagagtgagcagagaacagggtgcagagagagagagtgagcagagAACAGggcacagcgagagagagtgagcagaaaacagggtgcagagagagagtgaagagagtgcagagagagagtgagccgaGAAcagggtgcagagagagagtgaagagagtgcagagagagcgaaggagtcagtgaggcagaggaagagtCCCTCTGTATCATCACTTAGATATACTGCCCCATGCCATGTTGTGGTCCGGTGTGCGCTTGTAAACACAACCTAAAGATGACCTTGTTTGTCTGGATTGTCTCCCACCAGCATGGTCCCCATTCTTCCCACTTCCTGCGCCTGCCCTGAGCTAGACCTCCCACCGAGTTCAGTGCACTTCCTGAAAATCAAGGGAGCAAACAGCAAACAAGGCGGGGCAGGCCTCGCTCCTCTACCAAGTACCAAAACCCCCAGAAAAGCCCTTTTCTGGGGGGCCCGCGCGGCTCAAAGTGAGAGGAGGGCGGCGGGACTCACCCAGGTAGAACAGGCTGGCAGGATGGCCTTCGTACTGCAGGTACAGCCTGGTCCACAGGTCCTGCCAGAAGTCCCCCGACGCCCCCCAGAACCGCTGCAGGTGCCTGGGCCAGGAGGAGACCTTTAGCTGGGCTGCCCACTGGCCCTTACATCTGGTCCCACTTGTATGGGGGCAGGAAGAGACGCTGCCCGGGCTGGTATTCTCTAGAACTGTCTTTACTTTTATAATGAATAGGAGGGCCAGACTTCTGTACATGTTACACCTAGAAGCCTCCAGCAGCTTGAGTGGCAGCTGTATCATTATCAGTCTGTCTGAGGTTTTcccaggaggggaggggggcaagaGCGTTGACTCGTGGATTGTTGGGTTTTTATTCTTGAGGAACAATCTAGTTCAGATATTTTTGATTGAGTAACTATCTGCAGTAGTAAAGTTAGATAGTGCAGGATTAAGTATGCATAAGTCAAGGTTGTTAGCATGGTTGGTGGGTAAATAAACAATTGCACCTGTTAcactgatgggggggggggctactctTCACATGGTGGACCTACATCCCCTCCTGCGTCCCCTTcagcagcgcccccccccccccagagaacaTCAGCAGCAGTATTATGGATGTATGGCCAAAGCGTACCAAGTCAGCGAGTTTCCGAACGCGGCCAACAGCAAGATCCCAGATCCCATGATGAACGCGGCTTTGGTGATGGAGTCCCACAGACCTCCGTTGCCTTCCTGGAGACCAGAGACACAGGGCCCTGTGTGAGAggttcccccacacacacaaggcagagCAACCACAAGAACACTAAATACGCAAGGAAAAGGGATGGACTCTCTTGAACAAGGATCTCTGGTAATCCCACGattaagaaaaaacaataacacatctttcaaattaaagttaGTAAACACATTGTACCGGACCAACAAACCAACCTGATATTTCAGAACACACGTTTGACCAAAAGCAAAACTGCACCAACAGTATTATTAGTGACATATCTAAACCACTGCCTGCTTCAATAACTAACCACATTGCACAATCAACTCTAATTCAATCAGAATTCAGCCCTTTATTTTAGCAGACACACATTAACGTGTAGTAAGCACGTGAGGCCACACCACACAAAGATGGTCTGCAGGATTAGCGTGCGTTATGCAGCGCCTATGGGTGAGCAGAGAAAAGGCAAGGCAACATTCTCTCCCACTGGGGAAATGCTGCGTGTCAGGTTATGCTGCTTCTATGGAATTCTGTCTGAGTCAAGCCGGGCGGTTGAACGGCTTGACGACACGACCCGTAAACAAGCAACAAATCAGCTAGGCTTTGTGAGAGGACGACCATGTGGTAGCTGTTAACCCAAAACCGATTTGCATAAACAGGAAACTGTTAAACCGTTTTATGTTTTAAATGATTGTCAAAATATGCCATGTTATCACTGTTAATATACTGAAAGTGTTGTTTAAAGACACATAGCTGCTCACAAGCAGTATGTGAGCGTTCCCCTCTGCTCCGGTTGGAGGGGTCGCTCTTTGGTGAGGTTAAAGGGCTGGGGagctgtgtgtagctgtgtgtagctgtgtgtagctgtgtgtagctgtgtgtgtctgtgtggagcgCTTGGCAGCGACGGGTGAAGTCCGCCGCATCCGAAAAAGGGTTAAGCTTTTCGGACACTATAGTATAACGCCATCATGACACTTTGATCAACAGAAGGGCTTGGAGTTCTAGAAAGGAGGATGAGTGTTATTCTAATGGATACGACCCGCTACATGTTTATGGTGCTTCTTTAGTAGCTTTACGTCGTGGTGTATGAGCGTTACAAGGACCGACATTGTTTAACAAATGTGCGAGACACCGTGGTGCCACATTTAAGTGTCCAAGAGTCTCTCAACAGCATAGATCACTATGTTGATTATCCAAGCAGAAAGTAAAAAGAGAGAAAGT contains:
- the faxdc2 gene encoding fatty acid hydroxylase domain-containing protein 2, with protein sequence MTFNKDTNNREAGDVNSRVKQEGNGGLWDSITKAAFIMGSGILLLAAFGNSLTWHLQRFWGASGDFWQDLWTRLYLQYEGHPASLFYLGTMLAPLVTFWATNGLLLLVDVTGWPSFITRYRVQADKNSPVDQKKLWHAIRHVVFNQLMVSGPMVVGVYYLTSWRGDPLNAQLPTFHRGLMELAGCSLVEELMFYYSHRLFHHPTLYKRFHKQHHEWTAPIGLVSIYAHPLEHVLSNMLPAVSGPVLLGSHLSTTTLWYCLAFISTSISHCGYHLPFLPSPEFHDYHHLKFNQNFGVLGVLDRLHGTDSKFRQTKQYERHALLTSFTPLTESIPDAPKKLQ